The following are from one region of the Mesorhizobium sp. B2-8-5 genome:
- a CDS encoding sugar phosphate isomerase/epimerase family protein, giving the protein MNTFGLHTFAIAPVWDLARIEPQMDRLKEYGIGLMEIPLLRPEEIDTKRTRSFANHYRVELVPSLGLPRALDVVERPDEALDFLEPAFRVCNEVGAEALGGVTYGTIGKTTGRAPTQREIDGMCRFLERAAKAAKSRGLKLGIEPCNRYETHLINRGIDAAKIIERIGAPNIFIHLDTYHMHIEEESFASGFEAAAPYLGYVHVSEANRGVPGRGMLNWAACMKAIADIGYQGAITLESMNHVDVDIAGGLAVWRPVAEDPRDVIEVGLPFLREEAKKAGLTLG; this is encoded by the coding sequence ATGAACACCTTCGGACTACACACTTTCGCCATCGCACCGGTCTGGGACCTTGCCCGCATCGAGCCGCAGATGGACAGGCTCAAGGAATACGGCATCGGGCTGATGGAGATCCCTTTGCTTCGGCCTGAGGAGATCGACACCAAGCGGACGCGCAGCTTTGCCAATCACTATCGTGTTGAACTGGTCCCCTCGCTCGGCCTGCCGCGCGCGCTCGATGTGGTCGAACGGCCGGACGAGGCGCTGGATTTCCTCGAACCGGCTTTCCGGGTCTGCAATGAGGTCGGCGCGGAAGCGCTCGGCGGCGTCACCTACGGCACGATCGGCAAGACCACCGGTCGCGCGCCGACGCAAAGGGAAATCGACGGTATGTGCCGTTTCCTCGAACGCGCGGCGAAGGCGGCGAAGTCGCGCGGCCTGAAGCTCGGCATCGAGCCCTGCAACCGATACGAGACGCACCTGATCAACCGCGGCATCGACGCGGCAAAGATCATCGAGCGCATCGGCGCGCCCAACATCTTCATTCATCTCGACACCTATCACATGCATATCGAGGAAGAGAGCTTTGCTTCCGGTTTCGAGGCGGCGGCGCCCTATCTCGGCTATGTGCATGTGTCGGAAGCCAACCGCGGCGTGCCGGGGCGTGGCATGCTGAACTGGGCGGCCTGCATGAAGGCCATCGCCGACATCGGCTATCAGGGCGCGATCACGCTCGAAAGCATGAACCATGTCGACGTCGACATTGCCGGCGGGCTCGCGGTGTGGCGGCCGGTGGCGGAAGATCCGCGCGACGTCATCGAGGTTGGCCTGCCGTTCCTGCGCGAGGAGGCGAAGAAGGCGGGGCTGACGCTGGGGTGA